From a single Pseudomonas cremoricolorata genomic region:
- a CDS encoding YciC family protein produces MNPYSVLRDSLHFFRLHLLGIAQLCLPVVVLEAFFTQLVLQQLGDQASPTYAMLTSLVFYPLYTAALILYLDTRSSGQDIAKRDLMARAVQLWPQMAVLILISSLLIMAGLVLLIFPGVWIMINLAFAEFLLVLRGRSVMESMRESASMTTGHFLRILTCMLAVVAPLWLLDGLLLMAFPQPQPGVGLLLDSLSGFLQLFSTVVLYRLFMLREAEAAKA; encoded by the coding sequence ATGAATCCCTATAGCGTTCTGCGCGACTCCCTGCATTTCTTCCGCCTGCACCTGCTCGGCATCGCCCAGCTGTGCCTGCCCGTGGTGGTGCTCGAAGCCTTCTTTACCCAGTTAGTGCTGCAACAACTGGGCGATCAGGCCAGCCCGACCTATGCCATGCTCACCAGCCTGGTGTTCTACCCGCTGTACACCGCAGCGTTGATTCTTTACCTCGACACCCGCAGCAGCGGCCAGGACATCGCCAAGCGTGACCTGATGGCGCGGGCGGTGCAGTTGTGGCCGCAGATGGCCGTGCTGATTCTGATCAGCTCGCTGCTGATCATGGCCGGTCTGGTGCTGCTGATCTTCCCCGGCGTGTGGATCATGATCAACCTGGCCTTCGCCGAGTTCCTGCTGGTGCTGCGCGGGCGCTCGGTGATGGAATCGATGCGCGAGAGCGCGAGCATGACCACCGGGCATTTCCTGCGCATCCTGACCTGCATGCTCGCGGTGGTCGCGCCACTGTGGTTGCTCGACGGCCTGCTGCTGATGGCCTTCCCGCAGCCACAGCCTGGCGTGGGGCTGCTGCTCGACAGCCTCAGCGGCTTCCTGCAACTGTTCAGCACCGTGGTGCTGTACCGACTGTTCATGCTGCGCGAAGCCGAGGCGGCCAAGGCCTGA
- a CDS encoding DEAD/DEAH box helicase, translating into MTFANLGLIEPLLHVLQQMDYTTPTPIQAKAIPAVLAGRDLMAAAQTGTGKTAGFGLPLLQRLAMEGEKVASNSIRALVLVPTRELAEQVHANLRAYAEHLPLSTYAVYGGVSINPQMMRLRRGVDLLVATPGRLLDLFRQNALKFGQVQTLVLDEADRMLDLGFAEELQAVYAALPRKRQTLLFSATFSEQIRLLAGLALNDPLSIEVSPRNVTASTVKQWLVTVDKKRKADLFCHLLRKKRWGQVLVFAKTRNGVDQLVERLQGEGIKADGIHGDRPQATRQRALDSFKQREIQVLVATDVAARGLDIDDLPLVVNLDLPIVAEDYVHRIGRTGRAGNSGEAISLVCADEVQLLAAIEVLTRQTLPRHDEPDFIPDHRVPQTDASGQVIKKPKKPKKPKETAAKRGLGKWMDSSGSDAPAVKPVRKVPSFNGGPRKKGKS; encoded by the coding sequence ATGACTTTCGCCAACCTCGGCCTGATCGAACCGCTGCTGCACGTCTTGCAGCAGATGGACTACACCACCCCCACGCCGATTCAGGCCAAGGCCATTCCTGCCGTGCTGGCCGGCCGTGACCTGATGGCCGCGGCGCAGACCGGCACCGGCAAGACCGCAGGTTTCGGCCTGCCGTTGCTGCAGCGTCTGGCGATGGAAGGGGAAAAAGTCGCCAGCAACTCGATCCGCGCGCTGGTGCTGGTGCCGACCCGCGAGCTGGCCGAACAGGTTCACGCCAACCTGCGCGCCTACGCCGAGCACCTGCCGCTCAGCACCTATGCGGTGTACGGCGGTGTCAGCATCAACCCACAGATGATGCGCCTGCGCCGCGGTGTCGACCTGCTGGTGGCGACCCCCGGGCGTCTGCTCGACCTGTTCCGCCAGAACGCGCTGAAGTTCGGTCAGGTGCAGACCCTGGTGCTCGATGAAGCCGACCGCATGCTCGACCTGGGCTTTGCCGAAGAGCTGCAGGCGGTGTACGCCGCCTTGCCGCGCAAGCGCCAGACGCTGCTGTTCTCGGCGACCTTCTCCGAGCAGATCCGTCTGCTCGCAGGCCTTGCGCTGAACGACCCGCTGAGCATCGAAGTCAGCCCGCGCAACGTCACCGCCAGTACCGTCAAGCAATGGCTGGTGACGGTCGACAAGAAGCGCAAGGCCGACCTGTTCTGCCACCTGCTGCGCAAGAAACGCTGGGGCCAGGTGCTGGTGTTCGCCAAGACCCGCAACGGCGTCGATCAATTGGTCGAGCGCCTGCAGGGCGAGGGCATCAAGGCCGACGGCATCCACGGCGACCGCCCCCAGGCCACCCGCCAGCGCGCCCTGGACAGTTTCAAACAGCGGGAAATCCAGGTGCTGGTGGCCACCGATGTCGCCGCCCGCGGCCTGGACATCGATGACCTGCCGCTGGTGGTCAACCTCGACCTGCCGATCGTCGCCGAAGATTACGTGCACCGCATCGGCCGTACCGGCCGTGCCGGCAACAGCGGCGAGGCAATCTCGCTGGTGTGCGCCGATGAAGTGCAACTGCTGGCCGCCATCGAAGTGCTGACCCGCCAGACCTTGCCACGGCATGACGAGCCCGATTTCATCCCCGACCACCGCGTGCCGCAGACCGATGCCAGTGGCCAGGTGATCAAGAAACCGAAGAAACCGAAAAAGCCCAAGGAAACCGCTGCCAAGCGCGGTCTGGGCAAGTGGATGGACAGCAGTGGATCGGACGCGCCGGCGGTCAAACCGGTGCGCAAGGTGCCCAGTTTCAATGGCGGGCCGCGCAAGAAGGGCAAGTCCTGA
- a CDS encoding DUF3772 domain-containing protein — protein MRPIRLDRFCMGLLALLLWVAMPAWAATADPAPRPAVVEQQSLEDNASLEQLGARLDQVRQGVTSSANDDLLSQLRQAALQVQRQAADLATQRTTDVQRVADQLSVVGSPQADEPDTLTQQRKQLTVQQKSLQAEQKQATDLAQSARDLSTQIVNLRRSLFNSQITSRAASPLSPAFWSSLVRPTDEDVARLATLRNDAAEAVASAFSAEHRWLFLSSLLAAVLVWTLGRRLLEKALAYLVVRWLPEGRLRRSALALGVSLATLSTIGGAVSLVRWGLETSAELSTDLTSLTDHILTLVVFSAFIAGLGRAMLMLQRPSWRLPPIPDEIASALGWFPQALALALMLLLTVERINSVIGTSLALTLASNGLTALVVSGLFLGALVCYRRSRRRHDLPRPSGLAGLIPFVMLVWVLVIIVALLTGFLTLAYFLTAKLLWISVVATCAYLMVTVFGDLCENLLSPRQPGGLALASALGLQHRHQAQASTILAGVGRTLMLFIAAMFAFLPSGTSPGELLMSLGEWDGSGGKLLGNLNLMPTDIFLAVAIFFGGLFAIRVLKRWLGERLLPDTDMDAGMRASLVTLVGYIGFLFLASLVMSTLHINLTSLTWVVSALSVGIGFGLQQIVQNFISGLILLTERPVKVGDWVSLAGVEGDIRRINVRATEIQMSDRSTVIVPNSQFISQNVRNVTMANALGVVGITLTLPLDTDANKVRELLLTAYHEHEGILDAPAPSVSFKDITAAGMVLAVSGYVAGPRQVSGARSDLLFTILGRLREEGIALSSPQSMLLLQGGTPAPDASA, from the coding sequence ATGAGGCCCATCCGCCTTGACCGTTTCTGCATGGGGCTGCTGGCCCTGTTGCTGTGGGTCGCCATGCCCGCCTGGGCGGCCACTGCCGACCCGGCGCCGCGCCCGGCGGTGGTCGAGCAGCAGAGCCTGGAGGACAACGCCAGCCTCGAGCAGCTCGGCGCGCGCCTCGATCAGGTGCGCCAGGGTGTCACCAGCAGCGCCAACGATGACCTGCTGTCACAACTGCGCCAGGCCGCGCTGCAAGTACAGCGTCAGGCTGCGGATCTTGCCACCCAACGCACCACCGATGTGCAGCGGGTCGCCGATCAGCTGAGCGTGGTCGGCTCGCCCCAGGCCGATGAGCCCGACACCCTGACCCAGCAGCGCAAACAGCTCACTGTCCAGCAAAAGTCGTTGCAAGCCGAACAGAAGCAGGCCACCGACCTTGCCCAGTCGGCCCGTGACCTGTCGACGCAGATCGTCAACCTGCGCCGCAGCCTGTTCAACTCGCAGATCACCAGCCGCGCCGCGAGCCCGCTGAGTCCGGCGTTCTGGTCGAGCCTGGTGCGCCCCACCGATGAAGACGTGGCGCGTCTGGCCACCCTGCGCAACGACGCCGCCGAGGCCGTGGCCAGCGCCTTCAGTGCAGAGCATCGCTGGCTGTTCCTCAGCAGCCTGCTGGCCGCCGTACTGGTGTGGACGCTGGGTCGCCGCCTGCTGGAAAAGGCCTTGGCCTACCTGGTGGTGCGTTGGCTGCCGGAAGGACGCCTGCGCCGCAGCGCCCTGGCCCTGGGCGTCAGCCTGGCGACCCTGAGCACCATCGGGGGCGCGGTGTCGCTGGTGCGTTGGGGTCTTGAGACCAGCGCCGAACTCAGCACCGACCTGACCAGCCTGACCGACCACATCCTCACCCTGGTGGTGTTCAGCGCCTTCATCGCCGGGCTTGGCCGCGCCATGCTGATGCTGCAACGCCCGTCCTGGCGCCTGCCGCCGATCCCCGATGAAATCGCCAGCGCCCTGGGCTGGTTCCCCCAGGCGCTGGCCCTGGCGCTGATGCTGCTGCTCACCGTCGAGCGCATCAACAGCGTGATCGGCACCAGCCTGGCGCTGACCCTGGCCAGCAACGGCCTGACCGCGCTGGTGGTCTCGGGCCTGTTCCTGGGCGCACTGGTGTGCTACCGCCGCAGCCGCCGGCGGCACGACCTGCCGCGTCCATCAGGGCTGGCCGGGCTGATTCCGTTCGTCATGCTGGTGTGGGTGCTGGTGATCATCGTCGCGCTGCTCACCGGCTTCCTGACCCTGGCCTACTTCCTCACCGCCAAGTTGCTGTGGATCAGCGTGGTCGCCACCTGCGCCTACCTGATGGTCACGGTGTTCGGCGACCTCTGCGAAAACCTGCTCTCGCCGCGTCAACCCGGTGGCCTGGCACTGGCCTCGGCGCTGGGGCTGCAACACCGCCACCAGGCCCAGGCCAGCACCATTCTTGCCGGCGTCGGTCGCACCCTGATGCTGTTCATCGCGGCGATGTTCGCCTTCCTGCCGTCCGGCACCAGCCCAGGCGAGCTGCTGATGAGCCTGGGAGAGTGGGACGGCAGCGGTGGCAAGCTGCTCGGCAACCTCAACCTGATGCCCACCGACATCTTCCTTGCCGTGGCGATCTTCTTCGGCGGCCTGTTCGCCATCCGTGTGCTCAAGCGCTGGCTGGGCGAACGCCTGCTGCCCGACACCGACATGGACGCCGGCATGCGTGCCTCGCTGGTGACCCTGGTCGGCTACATCGGTTTTTTGTTCCTGGCATCACTGGTGATGTCGACCCTGCACATCAACCTCACCAGCCTGACCTGGGTGGTCAGTGCGCTGTCGGTGGGTATCGGTTTCGGCTTGCAGCAGATCGTGCAGAACTTCATTTCCGGCCTGATCCTGCTCACCGAGCGGCCGGTCAAGGTCGGCGACTGGGTAAGCCTGGCCGGGGTCGAGGGCGACATTCGCCGGATCAACGTGCGCGCCACGGAAATCCAGATGTCCGACCGCTCGACGGTGATCGTGCCCAACTCGCAGTTCATCTCGCAGAACGTGCGCAACGTGACCATGGCCAACGCCTTGGGCGTGGTCGGCATCACCCTGACCCTGCCGCTGGACACCGATGCCAACAAGGTCCGCGAACTGCTGCTGACCGCGTACCACGAGCACGAAGGCATCCTCGACGCCCCGGCGCCGTCGGTGAGCTTCAAGGACATCACCGCCGCCGGCATGGTGCTGGCGGTCAGCGGCTACGTGGCTGGCCCGCGGCAGGTCTCGGGTGCCCGTAGCGACCTGCTGTTCACCATCCTCGGCCGTCTGCGCGAAGAAGGCATTGCCTTGTCGTCGCCGCAGAGCATGTTGCTGTTGCAGGGCGGCACGCCGGCCCCTGACGCTTCGGCGTAA
- a CDS encoding DUF2076 domain-containing protein, which translates to MNTEEQRLIDGLFGRIRQAEDPAQPRDAQAQACIEAHLRQQPAAPYYMAQAILVQEAALKRLDEQNKQLQAELQQAKAEPRDSSNAGGGGGFLSSLFGANNRQAAPSAPAQAPARPVTSAPNGGGWRDGPQSAAPAAAQAAPAAAPARGAAGSFLGGAMQTAAGVAGGVLLAQGISSLFNHGSQPQEVVEVIEEAPAPASEQGGWHDQAGQQQVADNADYGNGQGGFADTDYGNDDGGFFSDDDSFI; encoded by the coding sequence ATGAACACTGAAGAACAACGTTTGATCGATGGCCTGTTCGGCCGTATCCGCCAGGCCGAGGACCCGGCCCAGCCGCGCGATGCCCAGGCCCAGGCGTGCATCGAAGCGCACCTGCGTCAGCAGCCGGCCGCGCCGTACTACATGGCCCAGGCGATTCTGGTGCAGGAAGCGGCGCTCAAGCGCCTGGATGAGCAGAACAAACAGCTCCAGGCCGAGCTGCAACAGGCCAAGGCCGAGCCCCGCGACAGCAGCAACGCAGGCGGCGGCGGTGGTTTCCTCTCCAGCCTGTTCGGCGCCAACAACCGCCAGGCTGCTCCGTCAGCCCCAGCTCAGGCGCCAGCACGGCCGGTTACTTCGGCGCCCAATGGCGGCGGCTGGCGCGACGGCCCGCAGAGCGCCGCGCCCGCCGCTGCCCAGGCCGCCCCCGCAGCCGCACCTGCGCGTGGGGCTGCCGGCAGTTTCCTTGGCGGCGCCATGCAGACCGCCGCGGGCGTGGCCGGTGGTGTGCTGCTGGCCCAGGGCATCAGCAGCCTGTTCAACCATGGCTCGCAGCCCCAGGAAGTGGTGGAGGTGATCGAAGAGGCCCCGGCGCCGGCCAGCGAGCAAGGCGGCTGGCACGATCAGGCTGGCCAGCAGCAGGTGGCCGACAACGCTGACTACGGCAACGGTCAGGGCGGCTTTGCCGACACCGACTACGGCAACGACGATGGCGGCTTCTTCTCCGACGACGACTCGTTCATCTGA
- a CDS encoding autotransporter domain-containing protein — protein MKPLFTLSPLAFAVTLSVLPNAHAAQHYVLNNGAETWSSDRGYDSISVIPNAGLTSTLTINNGATATSQGGRIGGRADNNAPIAMGVLVVEGAGSRWLTPRNNAVLGNTVLIGGAAQGTLNVLNGGEVSVRDLQLGDNGSAGNGDSRANLLVDGKDSLVDVVNLRSGGTFVYDTRINLQNGGRIKSDQVAMVSITEMSGAGTRWDNSGNFRSRHDLTLSNGAVLASDTMQLGGGVVGGSTNITLTGEDTRLETRTLKLGDTTRTANLMLADGALLKSTEGVDISVETATLSSGHGTLAFGGEVTRDDNRTEYDALTAGAARAAGRIDPASDLRFGTGPATGAIAFNHTGELQLSNKISGAGRLYSFSGDTTLSGDLSGLSGGTIVRGGRLVLDSDIDQSNPRGTSAFSVGNGTLVVNGKIGHDTPSGTYSNSGQVLAGGVLAGTGQVGATQVFAGGTLSPGEGQIGTLTINGNLDMDEGSRYAADIAGNGGSDRVNVTGAATLRGTRVDVTTLNDAQSYTTGQTYTLLSAKDGIVAIDREGKAYAEAFSNSAFLNVSLKRTDNDLNLVIAQKDTTPEPPVEPPVEPPVEPEPPVEPPVEPPVEPPVEPEPPVEPPVEPPVEPEPPVEPPVTPPVEPEPPVEPPVEPEPPVQPPVQPPETGGKPGIFQTVARTGNQWNTAGALSQLRQSGAPLRLYNNLLILDADSARNAIDQLSGDYHSSTSTALIANSQVVSGVLGTRTRSLLDNGRISMPVGASNLAPEASSGHNGAWVQTFGNWSRLDGNNGASGLKQRTGGVLIGADGRITQDWSAGVYGGYSRSKFDADDRDAKGNSDNYHLGAYTGAQFDALRLSADVGYTWHELDSKRNVAFAGFSDHLKGKRDASTLQASGEAAYRIGLGAVALEPFVGVSYVKYDADSFREKGGAARLRVSSDKQDTWFSTAGLRASTRTSIAEHQTDLYGSLGWRRAYGDLDPRNEQSFAGGPNFEVQGIAQTRNVALTEVGAKMRLNSQTDLDLSYQGQFGSDTRFHSVNAGVTVRF, from the coding sequence ATGAAGCCCCTTTTCACACTTTCCCCGCTGGCGTTCGCGGTCACGCTGAGCGTGCTGCCCAATGCCCATGCCGCCCAACATTACGTGCTCAACAACGGTGCTGAGACCTGGAGCAGCGACCGCGGCTACGACAGCATCTCGGTGATCCCCAACGCCGGCCTGACCTCGACCCTGACCATCAACAACGGCGCCACCGCCACCAGCCAGGGCGGGCGCATCGGCGGTCGCGCCGACAACAACGCGCCGATCGCCATGGGCGTGCTGGTGGTCGAAGGTGCCGGCAGCCGCTGGCTCACCCCGCGCAACAACGCGGTGCTGGGCAACACCGTGCTGATCGGCGGCGCGGCGCAGGGCACGCTGAACGTGCTCAACGGCGGTGAAGTGTCGGTGCGTGACCTGCAACTGGGCGACAACGGCAGTGCCGGCAACGGCGATTCGCGGGCCAATCTGCTGGTCGACGGCAAGGACTCGCTGGTCGATGTGGTGAACCTGCGTTCGGGCGGCACGTTCGTCTACGACACGCGGATCAACCTGCAGAACGGTGGGCGGATCAAGAGCGATCAGGTGGCCATGGTGTCGATCACCGAGATGTCCGGTGCAGGCACGCGCTGGGACAACAGCGGCAACTTCCGCAGCCGTCACGACCTGACCCTGAGCAATGGCGCGGTACTGGCAAGCGACACCATGCAACTGGGCGGTGGGGTGGTCGGCGGCAGCACCAACATCACCCTGACCGGTGAAGACACGCGCCTTGAGACGCGCACGCTGAAGCTGGGCGACACCACCCGTACCGCCAACCTGATGTTGGCCGACGGCGCCCTGCTCAAGAGCACCGAGGGCGTCGACATTTCCGTCGAGACCGCCACCCTGTCGTCGGGCCACGGCACCCTGGCGTTTGGCGGCGAGGTCACCCGCGATGACAACCGCACCGAATACGACGCCCTCACCGCAGGCGCCGCCCGCGCCGCGGGGCGAATCGATCCGGCCAGCGACCTGCGCTTCGGCACCGGCCCGGCGACCGGCGCCATCGCCTTCAACCACACTGGCGAACTGCAGTTGAGCAACAAGATCAGTGGCGCGGGCCGGCTGTACAGCTTCAGCGGTGATACCACCCTGAGCGGCGACCTGAGCGGGTTGTCCGGCGGCACCATCGTGCGCGGTGGTCGCCTGGTGCTCGACAGCGATATCGACCAGAGCAACCCGCGTGGCACGTCGGCCTTCAGCGTCGGCAACGGCACCCTGGTGGTCAACGGCAAGATCGGCCACGACACGCCGTCTGGCACCTACAGCAACAGCGGCCAGGTTCTGGCCGGCGGTGTGCTGGCCGGTACCGGCCAGGTCGGCGCCACCCAGGTGTTCGCCGGCGGCACCTTGTCGCCAGGCGAAGGCCAGATCGGCACCCTGACCATCAACGGCAACCTGGACATGGATGAAGGCTCGCGATACGCCGCCGACATCGCCGGCAACGGTGGCTCGGACCGGGTCAATGTCACCGGCGCTGCGACCCTGCGCGGCACCCGCGTGGACGTCACCACCCTCAACGATGCGCAGAGCTACACCACCGGCCAGACCTACACCCTGCTGTCGGCCAAGGACGGCATCGTCGCAATCGACAGAGAAGGCAAGGCCTACGCCGAAGCCTTCAGCAACTCGGCGTTCCTCAACGTCAGCCTCAAGCGCACCGACAACGACCTGAACCTGGTCATCGCACAGAAGGACACCACCCCCGAACCGCCAGTTGAGCCACCGGTAGAACCACCAGTCGAGCCGGAACCGCCGGTCGAGCCGCCGGTCGAGCCTCCCGTCGAGCCGCCGGTCGAGCCTGAGCCACCGGTCGAACCGCCGGTCGAGCCGCCTGTGGAGCCGGAACCGCCGGTCGAACCACCGGTGACCCCGCCGGTTGAACCCGAGCCACCGGTCGAGCCGCCCGTAGAGCCCGAACCACCGGTACAACCACCGGTTCAGCCGCCAGAAACCGGCGGCAAGCCCGGTATTTTCCAGACCGTCGCCCGCACCGGCAACCAATGGAACACTGCCGGTGCGCTGAGCCAGCTGCGCCAGAGCGGCGCGCCGCTGCGCCTGTACAACAACCTGCTGATCCTCGATGCCGACAGCGCCCGCAACGCCATCGATCAACTCTCCGGCGATTACCACAGCAGCACCTCGACCGCGCTGATCGCCAACAGCCAGGTGGTCTCCGGGGTACTCGGCACGCGCACCCGCAGCCTGCTCGACAATGGCCGTATCAGCATGCCGGTGGGCGCTTCGAACCTCGCTCCTGAAGCCTCGTCGGGGCACAACGGCGCCTGGGTGCAGACCTTCGGCAACTGGTCGCGCCTGGACGGCAACAACGGCGCCAGCGGCCTCAAGCAGCGCACCGGCGGCGTGCTGATCGGTGCCGACGGGCGCATCACCCAGGACTGGAGCGCCGGTGTCTATGGCGGCTACAGCCGTTCGAAGTTCGACGCCGACGACCGCGACGCCAAGGGCAACAGCGACAACTACCACCTCGGTGCCTACACCGGTGCGCAGTTCGACGCCCTGCGCCTGAGCGCAGATGTCGGCTACACCTGGCATGAGCTGGACAGCAAGCGCAACGTAGCCTTCGCCGGCTTCAGCGACCACCTCAAGGGTAAGCGCGATGCCAGCACCTTGCAGGCCAGTGGTGAGGCGGCCTACCGCATCGGCCTGGGCGCGGTGGCGCTGGAACCGTTCGTTGGCGTGTCCTACGTCAAGTACGACGCCGACAGCTTCCGCGAGAAAGGCGGCGCGGCGCGGCTGCGCGTGTCCAGCGACAAGCAGGACACCTGGTTCTCCACCGCAGGCCTGCGTGCCTCGACCCGCACCAGCATCGCCGAGCACCAGACCGACCTGTACGGCTCGCTGGGCTGGCGCCGTGCCTACGGCGACCTGGACCCGCGCAACGAGCAGTCCTTCGCCGGCGGCCCGAACTTCGAAGTGCAGGGCATCGCGCAGACGCGCAATGTGGCACTGACCGAAGTGGGGGCGAAAATGCGCCTGAACAGCCAGACCGACCTCGACCTGTCGTACCAGGGCCAGTTCGGCAGCGACACGCGCTTCCACTCGGTGAACGCCGGCGTCACGGTTCGCTTCTGA
- a CDS encoding NYN domain-containing protein, whose translation MKKIALFADVQNLYYTVRQAHGCHFNYAALWAEVSAEGTIVEAVAYAIDRGDPKQRQFQQILRNLGFDVRLKPYIQRSDGSAKGDWDVGITLDVVDAASRVDQVVLASGDGDFDLLLQRVIERHGVEAVVYGVQGLTAMSLVRAASRYVPVEGRLLLRN comes from the coding sequence ATGAAGAAGATCGCGCTGTTCGCCGACGTGCAGAACCTCTATTACACCGTGCGCCAGGCGCACGGTTGTCATTTCAATTACGCGGCGCTGTGGGCCGAGGTCAGTGCCGAGGGCACGATCGTCGAGGCGGTGGCCTACGCCATCGACCGTGGCGACCCCAAGCAGCGGCAGTTCCAGCAGATTTTGCGCAACCTGGGTTTCGACGTGCGCCTCAAGCCCTATATTCAGCGCAGCGACGGGTCGGCCAAGGGCGACTGGGACGTGGGCATCACCCTCGATGTGGTCGATGCGGCGAGCCGGGTCGATCAGGTGGTGCTGGCCTCCGGTGACGGCGACTTCGATCTGCTGTTGCAGCGGGTGATCGAGCGTCATGGCGTGGAAGCGGTGGTGTACGGCGTGCAGGGGCTGACCGCGATGTCGCTGGTACGCGCCGCCAGCCGCTACGTGCCGGTGGAAGGAAGACTGCTTTTGCGCAACTGA
- the yedA gene encoding drug/metabolite exporter YedA, which translates to MPAPRRFPLLLIGAFFALYVVWGSTYLMIRIGVESWPPMLMAGVRFVIAGALLYGFLRWRGAPAPSWPQWRATGAIGFLLLSCGNGGVTLAEHAGVSSGVAALAVATVPLFTLLFGLLFGYRNSRLEWAGILLGLAGIGLLNLGSNLQASPMGAVLILFAAAAWAFGSVWSKRLPLPQGAMAAACEMLWGGAILLLASALSGERMTQAPSAAGWGALIYLILFGSILAFSAYMYLLKHVRPAAATSYAYVNPAVAVLLGIVFAGEQVGVEECLAMAVIIGAVVLIGLPQWRRAPVVPVEGKMCK; encoded by the coding sequence ATGCCTGCCCCCCGTCGTTTCCCGCTGTTGTTGATCGGCGCGTTCTTTGCCCTGTATGTCGTCTGGGGCTCCACCTACCTGATGATTCGCATCGGTGTCGAATCCTGGCCACCGATGCTGATGGCCGGGGTGCGCTTCGTCATCGCTGGCGCGCTGCTGTATGGCTTTCTGCGCTGGCGCGGCGCTCCTGCGCCGAGCTGGCCGCAGTGGCGGGCGACCGGGGCGATCGGTTTTCTGCTGCTCAGCTGCGGCAATGGCGGCGTGACCCTGGCCGAGCACGCCGGGGTGTCGTCCGGCGTCGCGGCGCTGGCGGTGGCCACGGTGCCGCTGTTCACCTTGCTTTTCGGGCTGCTGTTCGGCTACCGCAACTCGCGCCTGGAATGGGCCGGCATTCTGCTGGGCCTGGCCGGTATCGGCCTGCTCAACCTGGGCTCCAACCTGCAAGCCAGCCCCATGGGCGCGGTGCTGATCCTCTTCGCTGCGGCGGCCTGGGCGTTCGGCTCGGTGTGGAGCAAACGCCTACCGCTGCCCCAGGGCGCCATGGCGGCGGCCTGCGAGATGCTCTGGGGCGGCGCGATCCTGCTGCTGGCCAGTGCCCTGAGCGGCGAACGCATGACCCAGGCGCCCAGCGCCGCGGGTTGGGGCGCGTTGATCTACCTGATTCTGTTCGGCTCGATTCTGGCCTTCAGCGCCTACATGTACCTGCTCAAGCACGTGCGTCCGGCGGCGGCCACCAGTTACGCCTACGTCAACCCGGCCGTGGCGGTGCTGCTCGGCATCGTCTTCGCTGGCGAGCAGGTAGGCGTCGAGGAATGCCTGGCCATGGCGGTGATCATCGGCGCGGTGGTGCTGATTGGCCTGCCGCAATGGCGGCGCGCGCCGGTGGTCCCGGTGGAAGGCAAAATGTGCAAGTAG